The window ATAATGCCACTTTTTACGATGGGCTTCATACTCATCTACATCCAATAAGCGCTTCTCACCGTCAGGAAAAACCTTGATGTCTAAATCATAATCAATATACTTCAACGCTTCTTCATCCATAGTGTAGGGTGAAGCTAGATTACAATAGTACGAAACGCCATTTTCGCGAATCATTGCAATAATGTTGAACCAATAATGTTTATGAAAATAAACAATCGCTGGTTCACGGGTTAGCCAACGTCTGCCATCAGCTTCCGTTACAAGTGTATGATCGTTACAACCAATAACTGACTGTTCACTTGTTTTTAAAACCATAGTATCTCGCCATGTTCGATGCAAACTACCATCATGTTTATAGCTTTGGATGGTGATGTATTCTCCTTCTTTTGGAATACGCATCCCATGCCCAACTTTCTTTTTTCTCTACATTTGAAGAGAATTAGTCACTATACGGATAAAATCCGAACTCATGAATTATTATATCATAAAAAGAAATCATTTTCTAAATTATTATACTAGCCAAATTTAAAATAAAATCTTCCAATTTTCAAGGTAATTATCCTAGTCTACTAAATTCTTTCTTTTTCTTAATTTCACTCAACTTACTACGCAAATTAGCCCAATCGCTATCACTAGGAACAGAATCCCAAATTAAGGTTCTTTCTTGAATTAAATTAAAAGGAATATTGAATGTATCTGCTAAAATCAAATCAGTATTTTCGGTGACTTCATTAACAAAAATCAAATAATATTGTCCCATTTTTTTTAATTCTTTTTTCAATAAAAATTCCAATAATCGGCTATGAGAAGAATATAAATAGACATAGATAGGCTCTGTGTAGTTTTGGACATCAACAGAGATAAATAATATCAACATATAACTTTGAAAAAGAAGTTCTTTATTATGATAGATTTCAGCAAACTCTTTATGAGAAATAAATTCAACATACGTCTTACTTAACATCTTATAAAAGGAGGGATAAATGCGGTCAAAACTCTGAATCTCTAGTTGATCAACGAACGGTGAAAGATTTCCATCAAATAAAAAACAATACAAATGAACACTAAACAAGTTAGCCAGTAAAACGAATAATGGACCACCTTCTAAAGACTTCGATAAATAGTTATCTAAATCTTCAGTAAATTGATAAGAGGCTGTTTTATAAATCTGATCTTTTTTTGCGATGCTTTCTAGCAAGCCATCCATTTGGGGATCATAAGTTAAATAATGCATATTCACAAGCGTAATCGAAAAACAAAAATCGACTTCAGCTTGGCATTTCTTTAATGAAATTTCGGGACTTAGCTCTTTAAAAAAATCTTGCATCTTTTCTTTATTTTCTTGATAGATTGATGCAGTCATTCCTAATTGTTGGATTTCAGAAATTGTTTCAATATAATTTCCAGCAGCAATACGCGTTAAAATAATCGCATACCATAGCTCAAGTTTGTTATCATTAATTAAACGATTTTCTTCTAGAAATTTATTTGAAATAAAAGAGTAATGAATTTCATTAACTAAATCTTTATCGAATTCAAATGGCCAATTAGCACTAGAACGCGTTTCCCAAAAAAATGAATAATAAAAATAACGAATTAATTTTTCTTTCCCGATAATTTGTAAATTTCCAGATTGCTGTAACTCTAAATTAAAATTAGCCAAAACCTCTTTAACATCGTTAATCTTTCGATAGGTTGAAGCTTGACTTAAAAAGAAATCTCTAGCATATTCTGACGTACTTTTTGTTCGATTAAAGTAACAATCTAAAATAACTCGGTATTCAAATGATTTTTTTAAATATTCATGAGTCAAGCTATCTAATGAAAAATTAGCGTTAAATTCAGCTTTAACGAATTTGCCTACTACATAGATTTTAACTGTTGTGATTTCAAAGCTTTCGATGTCTTCAGCTAGGGAATCAATGGTGGTAATTAGTGTCTGGCTGGAACAGTTTAGCTCCTTGGAGATACGAGATATTGTGCTATTGGGATAATTATTTTTGACTAATTTAATTAAATTAATTTTTCTAGTTTGTAGTTTATCTAAAAAATATTTCATGACGTACCATTCCCCTTATTTAGACTAGTTATTCACTATTATCATTTAAAATGAAATGATTAGCTAATAAATTGAGTTCTCTTCAAAATTTGCCTTATAATAAAAAAAGTAATCTATCTTTTTATTTATTATATACTAGAAAACAAGAAAAAAAAGAGAAACTCGTAGGTTTCTCTTTTTTTTCTAACAATTTATTTAACTTACAACTAATTTTCCAAGGATATGGTTTGCTAAAAAATTAAGTCAATTCAACTTTTAGCAGGAAAGCTAAATTGCTTAAGAATTTTTTTGGAAAGTCTTTTCATTTTTACTTGTTGTTGTTTTTTCAACGTTCATACGTACTTGATTTTTTTCTACTACACTCTTAATTAATTGTTCAACTAATGTTGGCATAAGGCTTTGCTCCTCTTCTTGTCCATTTTTTTTAGGGGATGAGGCTACTACGTTCAGCACTCATTTAATACTTATCGATTTTAATTGTTGAAATTCTGTCACAATTAAAAATCTTACTTCTTTTGAATTATAGCATTTTTTTTAGTACATATGTACTATTTTGTTTAGTAGCATTTTCTCTACCTAACAAATACTATTTAGAAACATACTATTATCAGTACATTCAGCTTTATTTACAGGTATTTCTCTCTAATTTTAGCTTTTTTCCAAAAAAATGATAAAATACTTAAATAATCTAGCTTGACTTCTGCTAAACACCTTAAATCCCTATGGAATAGAATCAAAAAACATATCTTATTTATCGAATTTAGTCAAGTATTTCTGCCACATTTTTTGTTGAGGTCCTGGAAAAGTATAATTTGAAAAGTCACTTGGATGCACCCAAAGACAATTTTCTGGTAATTCCGTGAGCATTTCATTGGACATTTTTCCATAATAGATAGCGATATACCATTTTAGATGGCTAAACAAATGAATAACCTCTGCAAAAGGTTTTTTTAACCAAATTGGTTCAATAGAGTAACTTGTTTTTACTTCAGAAGATAAATTCTTCAGTACACCATCTTCAAACTCTTGAGGCATTGCTGCATTCAAGGTTCCTATTTTTAAGGGGATATCCTTAATCAAAGACTCCTCTGTAAGCAAAGGGAACGTCCACATATTAGCAAGTAACCCTTCTGATGGGCGTTTTTCCAGTAAAAATTCACCTGACTCATTTTGAATAATCGCTCCGGCATAATAAACAGGCTTCGCCTTCTTCTTTTTACTTTTCACAGGATATTCAAGCATTTTTCCTGATTCAAAAGCTGCACAAAACTGATTAATCGGACATAAATTACAAGTTGGAGTTGTTGGCGTGCAAATACTAGAACCTAGATCCATCATAGCTTGATTAAAGTCACCAGGTTTATGTGGATCAATAATTTCAGTCATTACGGCTTCAAAGATCTTTCTTGATGCTGGTTTAGCAATGTCTTCACTAATCTCAAATAAGCGACTAACCACGCGCATCACATTTCCATCCACTGCTGGAATTGGAAGCTGAAAAGCCATACTAGAAATCGCTCCAGTTGTATAAGGACCAATTCCTTTTAGTGAAGCAATATCAGTAGGATTTTGTGGCATTTCACCATCAAATTCACTCACAATCTGAATCGCCGCTTTTTGTAAATTACGCACTCTAGAATAATAGCCTAGCCCTTCCCAAGCTTTTAATAAAACATCTTCATCAGCTGCTGCTAAATCACTAATTTTTGGGAAAAGCTTCATAAAATTAAGATAGTATGGGATCACCGTATCAACTCTTGTTTGTTGCAACATAATTTCAGAAACCCAAATTCGATAAGGGTTATTATTTTCACGCCATGGTAATGTTCTTTTTTCTAAATCATACCAACTTAAGAAGGTACTTCTAAATTCTTCGATTTTTTGTGGTTGCCACATTGTTACATCTAACTTATTTATTTCATTTACCTTCTTATTAGTTGTCATTCGTCCTCTTCTTCCATCTCTTTTTCTGTAATAAATTGGCTAATCAAATCGCTGGGAAAGCCTTTTTGAAATAAACTAGTCTTGACCTTTTGGATTTGTTTAAAAGGCTCTAAACGGCTATTTTTACGCCACAGCTTCTCTCCTTGATCTTGTAAGGCGTTGTATTCATCTTCCTCGTCTTTTTCTGTGTCAATTGATTGCAAAACTTCTTGAATAAGATCACTGGAAAAACCTTTTTGCATCAAATTTTGCTGAATTTTATTTTTAGTCTCTCTTGAAGAGCTACGAGCAGTTCTTTTTAAGACCTTTTCGGCCAACTCAATACCATTTTCTAGCATTTGATCGCATGGATACTGTTCCAAGCCGTTGGCAATTACTTCATCCGTTAAGCCACGACGCTTAAGCTCTTGAGTAATGACTCTGGGTCCCTTACCGCCAAGATTAGCACCTGTTCGGGTATAACTTTCAGCATAAGTTAGGTCGTTGATATAATTTTGTTCTTTTAGTTTATCAATCACAGTTTGTGCTGTCGTTAGTGAAATTTCATGCTTAACTAAATCATCTCGGACTTCTTTTTCAGAGCGTAGTCCATAGTTTAAATAATTCAAAGCACGGTTATAGGCCTTGCGAAATCCATCTTGCTCTTCTAATTCTTTCCGAAATTCAGGTGAAATCTCCATTCCTTTATGCAATACATAATGAACCAGAATCGCTTCATCAACTGGAAATGCATACTCTCCATTTAAATAAATATTGTAGCGTTCTTTAGCTTTTTTTTGAACTTCAATCTTAGTAATAACTGGAAATGTGGTGTCCTCTTTTGAGATAAATTGTTCTAGTTTAATCTCTTTAGGCATTTAGATTCCTCCCAATAGTCTGTGAATTTGTTAGTAGTATTTAACTAAATGAATCAATCATCTTTACTTTACCCTACAAAGGAATATTTGGCTAGTCATCATTTCTTTTGATACCTTTTTCATCATTTTTTTTAATCTCAAATTTAATATAATAATAAAAATAGTAAATTCATAGATTTTCAACCTAAGTGAGACAATTTGTGTTAAAATAAAAAACAAACAATTTTTTATTTTAGGGGGATTTATTTAATGAAGAAAAAAATCGGAGCATCACTAACTTTACTAGTATTAAGCCTTGTTATTTTAGCTAGTTGTAGTATGAGTCCACAACAAAAATTCTTAAAAAACTTAGCCAGTAGTCAAAGTAAAGAACAAGTAAGCGGTGAATACGAGGTTGGGATTACTAATCTGGAATTAGATTCACAACTGCTAGCTAGCAATCCTTTTTTAGGTTTGGTAGTCCCTCAAGTTAAAGCAACTAAGATTTCTGGAAATTATACAAGTGATAAGAAAAAACAACTCTCTGAAAATAATATCCAATTGAAGCTTTTAGGATCAACGTTGCCTATTACAACCATTAGCAATGAAAATTCGACTGTCTTAACTATGAGTTCAGTTACTGGTTTTTCCAAGACTCTTGAACTTTTCCAAGGTCTGACAGGTGGAAATGCTTCTCAACTTAATTCTCTTAGCCAAGCCATTACTACAAATGGATGGGAAACTAATTATATTTCTGTAAATGATGCTGTCACAAGTACTCAATCTGCCAAAGAAAAAGTTGCTTTAACTGCTAAGGAAGAAAAAACTTTAAAGAGTTTAAATATGGAGCTGGCAAAAGAAATGATGAATTATTTCAAAACAGTTGATAAAACTGTTTTTGTTGAAAAAGATGAGATCCTTACAATGACCTTGAACAAAAAAGAATTTCAAGGATTATTTAGTCGTTTACAAAAAGTTTTAGCTGACAATAAAGAATATCAAACTGTTTTAAATAAAACTACTAGCACCTCTGCCTTACCTATATCAGCAGATACAATTAAAGCGTTGGCAGATAGTAACACCTATAAAGATTATGAAAAATTAGAATTAGCTATTGGTATTAACCAAAAAAATCAAGATACGTCGTTTTCTGTGATACTTTCTCCAAAAGATTCTACTAAACAAGGAATCAAAACGATTCAACTTGAAGGAACTTTAGTCTATACAAAATTTAAAGGAACTCCTAAGTTTCCTACTAAAGAACAAATTATCACAACTCAACAGCTTTCAGAAGCTATGAATTCAGCATCAAAAAAATAAAATCAACGATACTAGTAAATTTGGACTAAAAACCTAATTTACTAGTATTTTCTTTTTAATTGAAAAATCAAACTGAATCCCTCTTTTTCATGCTATAATAACAGTGACTAAATTTGAACCAGAATGGAAGGTAATTATGAATCCACAACATACTATTGAGATTGGCCAACGTTTTCCTTTGACTATTAAACGTCTAGGAATTAACGGTGAGGGCATCGGTTATTATAAACGTACGATTGTCTTTGTCAAAGGAGCTTTGCCTGAAGAAGAAGTCGTAGCTGAAGTGACTGAAGTTATGCCTAAGTTTGCCACTGCAACAATTAAAAAAATACGAAAAAAATCTAAAAATCGTGTTGTTCCACCTTGTGACGTTTATGAAGCATGTGGTGGTTGTCAATTACAGCACTTAGCCTATGACAAACAATTAGACTTTAAACGTGATATGGTTTTACAATCCCTAGAAAAATTTAAACCTGCTGGCTTTGAAGACTTTGATCTTCGCCCTACTCTTGGAATGGCTGATCCTTGGCGCTATCGGAACAAAGCTCAATTCCAAGTTCGTATGACTGAAGATAACCAAGTAATTGCGGGGCTTTATGGTGAAGGTACTCATCAGCTAGTTGATATTAATAACTGCTTAGTACAACGTCCAGAAACTACCAAGGTAATCCAAGCTGTCAAAAAATTATTAACTGAATTGGAAATTCCAATCTATAATGAAATTAAGCATAGCGGGATTGTCAAAACGATTGTTTGTCGTGTCGGTATTCAAACTGGTGAAATTCAATTAGTACTCGTAACTAATAGTAAAAAACTACCTAAGAAAAAACAATTTCTTGAAGAAATAAAAACACAGTTGCCTGAAGTCGTTTCAATTATGCAAAACGTGAATCAAGAAAAAACTTCCTTAGTTATGGGAGACGAAACGATTCATTTAGCTGGAAAATCTAGTATTACTGAAAAATTAGATGATCTTGCCTTTGACCTGTCTGCCCGTGCTTTCTTCCAATTAAATCCTGAACAAACTGCTGTCTTATACGATGAAGCACGTAAAGCACTTAAACTACAAGCAAATGAAACTTTAGTTGATGCATATTGTGGAGTTGGAACAATTGGCTTAAGTTTGGCAAAAGAGGCAAAAGAAGTTCGTGGCATGGATATTATTCCAGAAGCAATTGAAGATGCTAAACGTAATGCTAATAAAATGGGCTTTGAACATGTTCGCTATGAAGTTGGAAAAGCAGAGTCTTTATTACCATTATGGATGAAACGTGGTTTTAAACCCGATGCATTAGTCGTGGATCCACCTAGAACTGGTTTAGATCGTGAATTAATTAAAGCAATCAATAAAGCAAAACCTAAAAAAATGGTCTATATTTCTTGTAATCCTTCAACTTTGGCACGTGACTTAGTTGATTTAGGCAAGGTCTATAAAATTGATTATTTACAATCGGTTGATTTATTTCCACAAACTGCTCGTTGTGAAGTTGTTGTAAGACTGACAGCTAAATAAAAGTGCCTTCCACTAGTAAATAAGCTTATTTATTAGTGGAAGTTCTTTTGTTTAATCTTACTAATAATCATTTTTCATTTCAAAAAATTTTATGATAAAAAAAATTTACGCTGTCATTTATGTTATACTTATCAGTGCAAATAATCGAAGAGTATCGTTCTTTGATAGGAGTGTGGAGATAGTGAAAGGAGCAGATAATGCTGTGATTGTTTTAGCTGGAATGATTGGTGCTGGAAAAAGTACCTATACAAAATTAATTTCAGATGCGTTAGATAGCGAGGCTTTTTATGAAAGTGTTGATGATAATCGTATCTTAGAAAAATTTTATGAGGATCCAAAACGTTGGGCTTTCTCATTACAAATTTATTTTTTAAATACACGTTTTAGAAGCATTAAAGATGCTCTACAGCATCAAAATAATGTATTAGATCGTTCTATTTACGAAGACGCTTTGTTTACTAAAATCAATTATGAAGAAGGCAATATGAGTGATGCCGAAATGGATACGTATTTAGATTTATTGGATAATATGATGGAAGAATTAGATACTATGCCTAAAAAATCTCCAGATTTATTAATCTATCTACGTGGCTCATTAGATACTGTGTTAGAAAGAATCAAAAAACGTGGTCGTTCATTTGAACAAATTGAAAATAACACCGATTTATTAAATTACTATAAACATCTTCACAGTCGGTATGATGGCTGGTTTGAAGAGTATGATAAAAGTCCAACTTTAGTTATTGATATTAATCAACATGATTTAGAAAATCCAGATGATGCTGAAAAAATCATTGCTCTAATTAAAGAAAGATTGAAAGAAGTCCGTTAGTCTAAAATATAAAAAAGGAGCCTTAAAAAAAAAGGCTCCTTTTTTGATTGTCATATTATCTAAAGATTAAACTTCAAATGATTTAGGTTTCTCTTGGCTTAAACCAAATTCAAAAGCAATTGCATCTAAAATTCGTTTTGAAGCAAAGCCGTCTCCATATGGATTACTGGCTGTTGCCATTTTCTTGTAAGCCAC is drawn from Carnobacterium gallinarum DSM 4847 and contains these coding sequences:
- the ntdP gene encoding nucleoside tri-diphosphate phosphatase; its protein translation is MRIPKEGEYITIQSYKHDGSLHRTWRDTMVLKTSEQSVIGCNDHTLVTEADGRRWLTREPAIVYFHKHYWFNIIAMIRENGVSYYCNLASPYTMDEEALKYIDYDLDIKVFPDGEKRLLDVDEYEAHRKKWHYPNDIDHILKENVKILVEWINEEKGPFSDEYVKLWYERYQQLSRK
- a CDS encoding helix-turn-helix domain-containing protein; this translates as MKYFLDKLQTRKINLIKLVKNNYPNSTISRISKELNCSSQTLITTIDSLAEDIESFEITTVKIYVVGKFVKAEFNANFSLDSLTHEYLKKSFEYRVILDCYFNRTKSTSEYARDFFLSQASTYRKINDVKEVLANFNLELQQSGNLQIIGKEKLIRYFYYSFFWETRSSANWPFEFDKDLVNEIHYSFISNKFLEENRLINDNKLELWYAIILTRIAAGNYIETISEIQQLGMTASIYQENKEKMQDFFKELSPEISLKKCQAEVDFCFSITLVNMHYLTYDPQMDGLLESIAKKDQIYKTASYQFTEDLDNYLSKSLEGGPLFVLLANLFSVHLYCFLFDGNLSPFVDQLEIQSFDRIYPSFYKMLSKTYVEFISHKEFAEIYHNKELLFQSYMLILFISVDVQNYTEPIYVYLYSSHSRLLEFLLKKELKKMGQYYLIFVNEVTENTDLILADTFNIPFNLIQERTLIWDSVPSDSDWANLRSKLSEIKKKKEFSRLG
- the mutY gene encoding A/G-specific adenine glycosylase, whose translation is MTTNKKVNEINKLDVTMWQPQKIEEFRSTFLSWYDLEKRTLPWRENNNPYRIWVSEIMLQQTRVDTVIPYYLNFMKLFPKISDLAAADEDVLLKAWEGLGYYSRVRNLQKAAIQIVSEFDGEMPQNPTDIASLKGIGPYTTGAISSMAFQLPIPAVDGNVMRVVSRLFEISEDIAKPASRKIFEAVMTEIIDPHKPGDFNQAMMDLGSSICTPTTPTCNLCPINQFCAAFESGKMLEYPVKSKKKKAKPVYYAGAIIQNESGEFLLEKRPSEGLLANMWTFPLLTEESLIKDIPLKIGTLNAAMPQEFEDGVLKNLSSEVKTSYSIEPIWLKKPFAEVIHLFSHLKWYIAIYYGKMSNEMLTELPENCLWVHPSDFSNYTFPGPQQKMWQKYLTKFDK
- the recX gene encoding recombination regulator RecX, with amino-acid sequence MPKEIKLEQFISKEDTTFPVITKIEVQKKAKERYNIYLNGEYAFPVDEAILVHYVLHKGMEISPEFRKELEEQDGFRKAYNRALNYLNYGLRSEKEVRDDLVKHEISLTTAQTVIDKLKEQNYINDLTYAESYTRTGANLGGKGPRVITQELKRRGLTDEVIANGLEQYPCDQMLENGIELAEKVLKRTARSSSRETKNKIQQNLMQKGFSSDLIQEVLQSIDTEKDEEDEYNALQDQGEKLWRKNSRLEPFKQIQKVKTSLFQKGFPSDLISQFITEKEMEEEDE
- the rlmD gene encoding 23S rRNA (uracil(1939)-C(5))-methyltransferase RlmD gives rise to the protein MNPQHTIEIGQRFPLTIKRLGINGEGIGYYKRTIVFVKGALPEEEVVAEVTEVMPKFATATIKKIRKKSKNRVVPPCDVYEACGGCQLQHLAYDKQLDFKRDMVLQSLEKFKPAGFEDFDLRPTLGMADPWRYRNKAQFQVRMTEDNQVIAGLYGEGTHQLVDINNCLVQRPETTKVIQAVKKLLTELEIPIYNEIKHSGIVKTIVCRVGIQTGEIQLVLVTNSKKLPKKKQFLEEIKTQLPEVVSIMQNVNQEKTSLVMGDETIHLAGKSSITEKLDDLAFDLSARAFFQLNPEQTAVLYDEARKALKLQANETLVDAYCGVGTIGLSLAKEAKEVRGMDIIPEAIEDAKRNANKMGFEHVRYEVGKAESLLPLWMKRGFKPDALVVDPPRTGLDRELIKAINKAKPKKMVYISCNPSTLARDLVDLGKVYKIDYLQSVDLFPQTARCEVVVRLTAK
- a CDS encoding deoxynucleoside kinase, producing MKGADNAVIVLAGMIGAGKSTYTKLISDALDSEAFYESVDDNRILEKFYEDPKRWAFSLQIYFLNTRFRSIKDALQHQNNVLDRSIYEDALFTKINYEEGNMSDAEMDTYLDLLDNMMEELDTMPKKSPDLLIYLRGSLDTVLERIKKRGRSFEQIENNTDLLNYYKHLHSRYDGWFEEYDKSPTLVIDINQHDLENPDDAEKIIALIKERLKEVR